Proteins found in one Methanomassiliicoccales archaeon genomic segment:
- the purD gene encoding phosphoribosylamine--glycine ligase has protein sequence MRMKVLAIGGGGREHAIVKALAKSDVEIYSILKNKNPGIIRASKEYVLLNETEVDSIVRYATSKGVELAIIGPESPLEAGVVDALEEKGVRCVGPTRSASRIETGKSFARALLANYKIPGNLAFAVFSSYEEAKSFLDSVEHQVVVKPEGLTGGKGVKVEGEHLKDRAEVLAYIKEVIEKGVGGGRVVIEEKVEGEEFSLQAFSDGKHIIPMPLVQDHKRAFEGDKGHNTGGMGSYSGEDHLLPFVTSSEKEKAVMSMRKTIDALASEGTPYKGILYGQFMLTAEGPKIIEFNARFGDPEAMNVLPLLESDFLEICQGIAFGDLSNKKCLFRKEATVCKYVVPIGYGLNAKSGTTIKVDEEGIRRCGAELFYAAVNQEDGRLLTTSSRAVAVVGIDRSLDAAERQCERALRFVSGEEVYVRHDIGKHEVIQRKIERIRSLRK, from the coding sequence ATGAGAATGAAAGTCCTGGCGATTGGTGGAGGAGGCAGGGAGCACGCTATAGTGAAAGCCTTGGCCAAATCAGATGTTGAAATATATTCTATTTTAAAGAATAAAAATCCTGGTATTATCAGGGCTTCTAAGGAATACGTTTTGTTAAACGAGACAGAGGTTGATTCCATCGTTAGATATGCCACATCTAAGGGAGTAGAGCTGGCCATCATAGGCCCGGAGTCTCCCCTTGAAGCAGGTGTGGTGGATGCCCTGGAGGAAAAAGGCGTGAGATGCGTTGGGCCCACTAGGTCAGCGTCTCGCATAGAGACTGGCAAGAGTTTTGCCCGCGCCCTTCTTGCCAATTATAAAATTCCTGGAAATCTTGCTTTTGCCGTCTTCTCATCATATGAAGAGGCTAAATCTTTCCTTGATAGCGTTGAGCATCAGGTTGTTGTGAAACCGGAGGGGTTGACGGGAGGAAAAGGGGTAAAGGTTGAGGGAGAGCACCTGAAAGACAGAGCAGAGGTCTTGGCATACATCAAGGAAGTGATCGAAAAAGGTGTAGGGGGAGGAAGGGTGGTAATCGAGGAGAAGGTCGAAGGTGAGGAGTTCAGCCTGCAGGCTTTCTCTGACGGCAAGCATATTATCCCTATGCCATTGGTGCAGGATCATAAGCGAGCTTTTGAAGGCGATAAAGGTCATAACACAGGGGGAATGGGCTCATACTCTGGCGAGGACCATCTGCTGCCTTTCGTAACCTCTTCAGAGAAGGAGAAGGCAGTAATGTCCATGCGTAAAACGATAGATGCGCTGGCTTCTGAAGGGACCCCATATAAGGGAATTCTTTACGGGCAATTCATGTTGACCGCTGAGGGGCCCAAGATAATTGAGTTCAACGCCCGTTTCGGTGACCCTGAGGCTATGAACGTCCTGCCTCTTCTCGAATCGGATTTCTTAGAAATCTGCCAGGGCATCGCTTTTGGAGACCTATCGAATAAGAAATGCCTGTTCAGGAAGGAAGCCACGGTATGCAAATACGTGGTTCCGATCGGTTATGGATTGAATGCCAAATCGGGTACCACAATAAAAGTAGACGAGGAGGGGATTAGGCGATGCGGGGCGGAACTGTTCTACGCGGCGGTCAACCAAGAGGATGGACGTCTGCTGACAACCTCTTCGAGAGCTGTAGCGGTGGTCGGCATTGATCGAAGCCTCGATGCTGCAGAAAGACAGTGCGAGAGGGCCCTGCGCTTCGTGTCAGGGGAGGAGGTCTACGTCCGCCATGATATTGGCAAGCATGAGGTGATTCAGAGGAAGATAGAGCGCATCCGATCCCTGAGGAAATAG